One segment of Tamlana crocina DNA contains the following:
- a CDS encoding hydroxymethylglutaryl-CoA lyase, with the protein MSKPVKIIECPRDAMQGIRDFIPTEKKVQYIQSLLRVGFDTIDFGSFVSPKAIPQMVDTAEVLSQLDLSITTSKLLAIIANTRGANDACLHPEIDYLGYPFSISENFQMRNTHKTIAQSVVTLSEILEMANKSNKEVVVYISMGFGNPYGDPWNVEIVAEWTEKLAAMGVTILSLSDTVGSSTPETIDYLFSNLIPMYPNIEFGAHLHTTPSTWFEKVDAAYQSGCRRFDGAIQGFGGCPMAKDELTGNMPTEKLLSYFTSKHLNHLNAMSFESAHNEASKIFKTYH; encoded by the coding sequence ATGTCGAAACCCGTAAAAATAATCGAATGTCCGCGCGATGCCATGCAGGGTATTAGAGACTTTATTCCGACGGAAAAAAAGGTACAGTACATCCAGTCGTTGTTGCGTGTGGGATTCGATACCATCGATTTTGGAAGTTTCGTATCGCCCAAGGCCATTCCGCAAATGGTAGATACCGCCGAAGTATTATCACAGTTGGATTTATCTATAACCACCAGCAAATTGCTCGCCATTATAGCCAATACTCGTGGAGCTAATGATGCTTGCCTACACCCTGAAATTGATTATTTGGGTTATCCGTTTTCCATTTCCGAAAACTTTCAAATGCGTAACACCCATAAAACCATTGCGCAATCGGTGGTAACGCTTTCAGAAATTCTTGAAATGGCCAACAAATCGAATAAAGAGGTAGTGGTTTACATTTCAATGGGCTTTGGAAATCCGTATGGCGACCCTTGGAATGTGGAAATTGTTGCCGAATGGACCGAAAAACTGGCCGCTATGGGCGTTACCATTCTGTCGTTGAGCGACACTGTTGGGAGCTCCACTCCAGAAACCATCGACTATTTGTTTTCAAACTTAATTCCCATGTATCCCAATATCGAATTTGGGGCGCACTTGCATACCACCCCTTCAACATGGTTTGAAAAAGTTGATGCGGCGTACCAGTCGGGGTGCCGTCGTTTTGATGGGGCAATCCAAGGGTTTGGAGGTTGTCCTATGGCCAAGGACGAACTTACAGGGAATATGCCCACTGAAAAATTACTTTCCTATTTTACTTCAAAACATTTAAACCATTTAAATGCCATGAGTTTTGAAAGCGCCCATAACGAGGCTTCTAAAATTTTCAAAACCTATCATTAA
- a CDS encoding spondin domain-containing protein: MKKTTFLLYLSALLTVNFSIAQSTAIYDVVFESVWESVENNPEQGISIIDLPSNAHWSPLVLVTHKTVNSFWMLGVQASAGMELIAEEGDTSIFENEVNANADANQVIVGSGLNSGKGTIAINNIEVSEDFPLMTLASMIAPTPDWFIGVNGENLRSGNPNVNDGWKGTYSLDLYPYDAGTENGDMYSVSNTETNPIGVISSLSNISPFNEKKIGTVTFIYNSSTLGIDTDTVQKKPKIYPNPSQGHVAIANVKLYSVEVYSVTGKLVDYLKTNSSNSPINLNLSHLKRGVYFLNLNELNGENHTHKLIID; this comes from the coding sequence ATGAAAAAAACTACCTTCCTACTCTATTTATCCGCTCTTTTAACCGTTAACTTTTCAATAGCCCAAAGCACAGCCATTTACGATGTGGTTTTTGAAAGCGTTTGGGAATCGGTTGAAAATAACCCCGAACAAGGCATCAGTATTATCGATTTACCGAGTAACGCCCATTGGTCGCCATTGGTTTTGGTTACCCATAAAACTGTAAACAGCTTTTGGATGTTGGGAGTACAGGCTTCTGCCGGGATGGAATTGATAGCTGAAGAAGGCGACACCTCTATTTTTGAAAATGAAGTAAACGCCAATGCCGATGCCAACCAAGTTATTGTTGGCAGCGGATTAAATTCTGGAAAAGGCACCATCGCCATTAATAATATTGAAGTCAGTGAAGATTTTCCATTGATGACTCTAGCCTCGATGATTGCACCAACCCCTGACTGGTTTATTGGCGTTAATGGTGAAAATTTAAGATCGGGTAATCCCAATGTTAATGACGGATGGAAAGGCACTTACTCTCTGGATTTATACCCGTATGATGCGGGTACCGAAAACGGTGATATGTATTCCGTGAGCAACACCGAAACCAATCCCATCGGTGTCATTTCGTCTTTATCGAACATTTCACCTTTTAATGAGAAAAAAATTGGTACTGTCACCTTTATTTACAATTCTTCAACGCTGGGCATAGATACCGATACCGTCCAGAAAAAGCCGAAAATATACCCCAATCCTTCACAAGGTCATGTTGCCATTGCCAATGTAAAATTGTACTCTGTTGAAGTGTACAGCGTTACTGGCAAATTGGTCGATTACTTAAAAACAAATTCAAGTAATTCGCCAATCAACCTCAACCTTTCCCATTTAAAAAGAGGTGTTTATTTCCTGAATTTAAATGAATTAAATGGAGAAAACCATACACACAAACTTATTATAGACTAA
- a CDS encoding T9SS type A sorting domain-containing protein, translating into MNILTYKNFLLLLAVILSTVQFVFSQHFEGCGTSVSEEEISFYKSIKPQLEKVENSFLNAKAARGKSAKQSINSIPVKAHIIRNSDGTGGLCEDDINKAIAELNSIFYEARLEFFVCDGINYINEDALCHFKKGDEISLTETHYVPGLINIFFTDYIENNSDESICGYTENAGKTDLIVMKNDCAKNSSSLAHEMGHYFSLFHTQGNTPNGTDELVDGSNCDTTGDGICDTPADPGLTPKVMGYGCNYIGTAQDANGDFYQPDTQNIMSYASKICRTHFSQQQLARMYAFYITVKNYLSCPSFNADITVNATETCEDSLTVNFESTTNEATNWQWDINSDGIVDYTSKNPTHTFQTGIYDVTLTVECKDKIATRVYHNLIRIGTQNEFLDEDFEDFDMLGKHGWSTNDTAGNGYNWFLGKGITPSEGTGPNIKNDSFLFVEASNGEPGDVAELISPCFNVDYENSGLEFSYHMFGKHMGELHVDIKTAEGYINDVIPPLVGNQQNNETDDFKTKTIDLSAYAYQTINIRFRAVRGASWEGDLAIDNIIFQTIYTAITDEVYKVYPNPVTDNLLYIKNNNPSEVATYTITNLMGQPFLSGTVNNNYPVDVSRLSSGHYILSISNGKSTTVKRFIK; encoded by the coding sequence ATGAATATTCTAACCTACAAAAACTTCCTTTTACTGTTGGCGGTAATTTTATCGACCGTACAGTTTGTTTTTTCCCAACATTTTGAAGGCTGCGGAACTTCGGTTTCCGAAGAAGAAATTTCATTTTATAAAAGCATTAAGCCACAACTGGAAAAGGTTGAAAACAGTTTTTTAAATGCAAAAGCTGCACGTGGCAAATCGGCCAAACAAAGCATAAATAGTATTCCCGTTAAAGCACACATTATTCGAAATTCTGATGGTACGGGTGGGCTATGTGAAGATGATATTAACAAAGCCATAGCCGAACTCAACAGTATATTTTACGAAGCCCGTTTGGAATTTTTCGTTTGCGACGGCATCAACTATATCAATGAAGATGCGCTTTGCCACTTTAAAAAAGGCGATGAAATTTCATTAACAGAAACACATTATGTTCCTGGACTAATCAATATTTTTTTCACCGATTATATTGAAAACAACTCCGACGAAAGCATTTGTGGCTACACCGAAAACGCTGGTAAAACCGATTTAATCGTTATGAAAAACGATTGTGCCAAAAACAGTTCATCTTTGGCGCACGAAATGGGGCATTATTTTTCGTTATTCCACACCCAAGGCAATACCCCCAATGGCACCGACGAATTGGTTGACGGCAGTAATTGCGACACCACTGGTGATGGGATTTGCGACACCCCGGCCGATCCTGGATTAACCCCAAAAGTTATGGGCTACGGCTGCAATTACATTGGCACTGCTCAAGATGCCAATGGTGATTTTTACCAGCCCGACACTCAAAATATTATGTCGTATGCCAGTAAAATTTGTCGTACCCATTTTTCACAACAGCAATTGGCTCGCATGTATGCCTTTTATATCACAGTTAAAAATTATTTATCCTGCCCGTCATTTAATGCAGATATTACAGTAAATGCTACCGAAACCTGTGAAGATTCACTAACCGTAAATTTTGAAAGCACTACAAACGAAGCTACAAATTGGCAATGGGACATCAACAGCGATGGCATTGTAGATTATACCTCGAAAAACCCCACACATACCTTTCAAACTGGTATTTATGATGTTACCTTAACGGTAGAATGCAAGGATAAAATAGCCACCAGGGTGTACCATAACCTAATAAGAATAGGGACACAAAACGAATTTTTAGACGAAGATTTTGAAGATTTCGATATGTTGGGCAAGCACGGTTGGAGCACAAACGATACTGCCGGTAACGGCTACAATTGGTTTTTGGGCAAAGGCATAACGCCTTCGGAGGGCACAGGTCCGAATATTAAAAACGACTCCTTTCTATTTGTTGAAGCCAGTAATGGCGAACCGGGCGACGTGGCAGAATTGATTTCCCCTTGTTTTAATGTAGATTATGAAAATAGCGGTTTAGAGTTTTCGTACCACATGTTTGGAAAACACATGGGCGAACTGCACGTAGATATTAAAACTGCCGAAGGCTATATTAATGATGTTATACCGCCGCTAGTGGGCAACCAGCAAAATAATGAAACTGACGATTTCAAAACAAAAACCATCGACTTATCGGCTTATGCTTACCAAACCATAAACATACGTTTTCGTGCTGTTCGTGGAGCAAGTTGGGAAGGCGATTTGGCCATCGACAACATTATATTCCAAACTATTTACACAGCCATTACCGACGAAGTTTATAAAGTTTACCCCAATCCAGTTACCGATAACTTACTTTACATCAAGAACAACAACCCGAGTGAAGTAGCCACTTATACTATTACTAACTTAATGGGACAACCATTTTTATCTGGCACGGTAAATAATAATTATCCCGTTGACGTAAGTCGATTATCATCTGGTCATTACATTCTAAGCATCTCCAACGGAAAGTCGACAACCGTAAAACGGTTTATAAAATAG
- a CDS encoding quinone-dependent dihydroorotate dehydrogenase: MYKSILRPLFFSFDPESIHHFTFSLVKFTSKIPGFKSVFRSLYVVEDPKLERELFGLNFKNPVGLAAGFDKNAFLYNELENFGFGFIEIGTVTPKAQPGNEKKRLFRLKDDQGIINRMGFNNEGVEAAIAQLKKRKGNLIIGGNIGKNTQTKPEDYTKDYLECFNALHPYVDYFVLNVSCPNVGSHAKLNDKDYLEELIGAVQKANNTFEKQKPILLKIAPDLNHNQLDEIVELVIDTQLDGVIASNTSTDRTGLKASKELLEAIGNGGLSGQPIKARSTQVIKYLSEKSNKAFPIIGVGGIHSAEDALEKIEAGADLVQIYTGFIYEGPSLVKQINKAILKK; encoded by the coding sequence ATGTACAAAAGTATTCTTCGCCCACTGTTTTTTTCGTTCGACCCAGAAAGCATCCACCATTTTACATTTTCACTCGTAAAATTCACTTCAAAAATCCCCGGATTTAAGTCCGTTTTTAGAAGTCTTTATGTGGTTGAAGACCCAAAGTTGGAACGCGAACTTTTCGGGCTGAATTTTAAAAATCCCGTTGGGTTGGCCGCCGGATTCGATAAAAATGCTTTTTTGTACAACGAGTTAGAAAATTTCGGTTTCGGATTTATTGAAATAGGAACGGTAACCCCAAAAGCTCAGCCCGGAAACGAGAAGAAAAGATTGTTTAGGCTGAAGGACGACCAAGGCATCATCAACCGTATGGGGTTTAACAATGAAGGAGTGGAAGCGGCCATTGCCCAATTGAAAAAACGAAAAGGGAATTTAATTATTGGAGGAAATATTGGTAAAAACACGCAAACCAAACCCGAAGATTACACCAAAGATTATTTGGAATGTTTCAATGCGCTGCACCCTTACGTAGATTATTTTGTACTGAATGTAAGTTGCCCCAATGTGGGCAGTCATGCGAAATTAAATGACAAAGATTATTTGGAGGAATTGATTGGTGCGGTACAAAAAGCCAATAACACGTTCGAAAAGCAAAAGCCTATTTTATTGAAGATTGCCCCGGATTTAAACCATAATCAATTGGACGAGATTGTAGAGTTGGTTATCGATACGCAATTGGATGGGGTGATTGCCAGCAATACATCAACCGATAGAACTGGATTGAAAGCTTCAAAAGAACTATTGGAAGCCATTGGTAATGGCGGATTGAGCGGGCAACCCATTAAAGCAAGAAGTACTCAGGTTATAAAATATCTTTCAGAAAAGAGCAACAAGGCTTTCCCGATTATTGGGGTTGGTGGTATCCATTCAGCAGAAGATGCTCTTGAAAAAATAGAGGCCGGCGCCGATTTGGTCCAAATTTATACGGGCTTTATTTATGAAGGCCCAAGTTTGGTGAAACAAATCAATAAGGCTATTCTTAAAAAGTAA
- the pepT gene encoding peptidase T: MISKEHIIKRFISYVIIDTESDPNSNSTPSTKKQWDLAIKLTEELKAIGMSDVSIDENAYIMATLPSNVEHDVPTIGFISHFDTSPDFTGANVKPQIIEKYDGKDIVLNREGNIVLSPDYFEDLLLYKGQTLITTDGNTLLGADDKAGICEIVSAMEYLIDHPEIKHGKIRVGFTPDEEIGRGAHKFDVKKFGADWAYTMDGSQIGELEYENFNAASAVVKIKGKIVHPGYAKGKMVNSMYIATEFINSLPRMETPEHTDGYQGFFHLHDMEGDVEETTLQYIIRDHDKEHFEARKEVMLNLTDELNSQYEREVITTEIKDQYFNMREKIEPVMHIVDIAEAAMKAVDVDPIIKAIRGGTDGSQLSYMGLPCPNIFAGGHNFHGRYEYVPVESMIKASEVICKIAELTAKKKI, from the coding sequence ATGATTTCTAAAGAACATATTATAAAACGCTTTATAAGCTACGTTATAATCGATACAGAATCCGACCCAAACTCAAACAGCACGCCCAGCACAAAAAAGCAATGGGATTTGGCCATTAAACTCACCGAAGAGCTTAAAGCCATCGGGATGAGCGATGTTTCTATTGACGAAAATGCATACATTATGGCCACCTTGCCTAGTAATGTAGAACACGACGTGCCCACTATAGGGTTTATTTCGCATTTTGATACTTCGCCCGATTTTACGGGAGCCAACGTGAAGCCACAGATTATTGAAAAATACGATGGAAAGGACATTGTTTTAAACCGAGAAGGAAATATCGTGTTATCGCCGGATTATTTTGAAGATTTACTGCTATACAAAGGGCAAACCTTAATCACCACCGATGGGAACACCCTACTTGGTGCCGATGATAAAGCCGGGATTTGCGAGATTGTCTCTGCTATGGAATATTTAATCGATCACCCTGAAATAAAGCACGGAAAAATTCGGGTGGGCTTTACACCCGATGAGGAAATTGGCCGTGGCGCGCATAAATTCGATGTTAAAAAATTCGGAGCCGATTGGGCCTACACCATGGACGGCAGCCAAATTGGCGAACTGGAATACGAAAATTTTAACGCCGCCAGTGCCGTAGTAAAAATTAAAGGAAAAATTGTTCATCCTGGTTATGCCAAAGGAAAAATGGTAAACTCTATGTACATCGCTACCGAATTTATCAATTCGCTACCACGAATGGAAACCCCCGAACACACTGATGGCTACCAAGGCTTTTTCCATTTGCACGACATGGAAGGTGATGTGGAAGAAACCACTTTACAGTATATTATCCGCGACCATGATAAAGAGCATTTTGAGGCCAGAAAGGAAGTGATGCTAAACCTTACGGACGAGTTGAACTCACAATACGAACGCGAAGTGATCACCACCGAAATTAAAGACCAATATTTTAATATGCGTGAAAAAATAGAACCTGTAATGCATATTGTTGATATTGCTGAAGCCGCAATGAAAGCTGTTGATGTGGACCCCATAATCAAAGCGATTCGTGGTGGTACTGATGGTTCACAACTCAGTTATATGGGACTGCCCTGCCCCAATATTTTTGCTGGCGGACATAATTTCCATGGGCGTTACGAATACGTTCCCGTAGAAAGCATGATCAAAGCCTCTGAGGTGATTTGTAAAATTGCGGAGTTGACGGCAAAGAAAAAAATCTAA
- a CDS encoding RluA family pseudouridine synthase, producing MIDEYTPQLPDDEDNDDLYEHYAFTVEKGQSPLRIDKYLMNFVENATRNKIQAAAKNGSIFVNGTPVKSNYKVKPFDKIRVLFAHPPHENLLVGENIDIDVVYEDDQLLVVNKPAGMVVHPGHGNYSGTLINALIYRFDNLPNNSSERPGLVHRIDKDTSGLLVVAKTEHAMNHLSLQFAEKTSEREYVVLVWGNVDQDEGTVEGNIGRHPKNRLQNTVFLDDEADKGKPAVTHYKVLERLGYVTLVSCKLETGRTHQIRVHMKHIGHTLFNDERYGGDKILKGTTFTKYKQFVENCFKVLPRQALHAKTLGFTHPNTNEFMRFDTPIPDDMQECIEKWRNYAKHQEVE from the coding sequence ATGATAGACGAATACACACCGCAGTTGCCCGACGACGAGGATAACGACGATCTATACGAACATTATGCCTTTACTGTTGAAAAAGGTCAAAGTCCGCTGCGCATTGATAAATACCTAATGAATTTTGTTGAAAACGCTACACGGAATAAAATTCAGGCCGCAGCCAAAAACGGAAGCATTTTTGTAAACGGCACACCTGTAAAATCGAATTATAAAGTAAAACCTTTCGACAAGATTAGAGTCTTGTTTGCACATCCGCCGCATGAAAATTTATTGGTGGGCGAAAATATTGATATCGATGTGGTTTATGAAGACGATCAGCTTTTGGTAGTTAACAAACCCGCAGGAATGGTGGTGCATCCCGGTCATGGCAACTATTCAGGTACTTTGATAAATGCGTTGATCTATCGTTTTGATAATTTGCCCAATAATTCCAGCGAACGCCCCGGATTGGTGCATCGTATTGATAAAGATACTAGCGGACTTTTAGTGGTTGCGAAAACCGAGCATGCCATGAACCATTTGTCGTTGCAATTTGCCGAAAAAACCAGTGAACGCGAATATGTAGTTTTGGTTTGGGGCAATGTAGATCAAGACGAAGGCACCGTTGAGGGCAATATTGGCCGCCACCCCAAAAACCGATTGCAAAATACCGTGTTTTTGGACGATGAAGCCGATAAAGGCAAACCTGCCGTTACCCATTATAAAGTATTGGAGCGTTTGGGTTACGTCACTTTGGTGTCCTGTAAATTGGAGACCGGCCGCACCCACCAAATACGGGTACATATGAAGCACATTGGACATACTTTGTTTAATGATGAACGTTACGGTGGGGATAAAATTTTAAAGGGTACGACCTTTACCAAATACAAACAGTTTGTTGAAAATTGTTTTAAAGTATTGCCGCGCCAAGCGTTGCACGCTAAAACGTTGGGCTTTACCCATCCCAATACCAACGAGTTTATGCGTTTCGACACCCCGATACCCGACGATATGCAGGAGTGTATTGAAAAGTGGCGGAATTATGCCAAGCATCAGGAGGTGGAGTAG
- a CDS encoding PASTA domain-containing protein has protein sequence MSALKFLTSKAFLKQIVLAIVALAVLCFIILKWLNISTNHGTFETVPDLRGKSIEVAKIELEQNNLEMKIQDSANYNPDYPKYSVIDQDPKVGDKVKENRKIYITLNPSGYRKIRIPDGLIDKTFRQVKPTLEALGFKVGNITYEDNIAKDMVLKLSHKGDLIHAGDKLPKTSVIDLVLGNGNRPQ, from the coding sequence ATGAGTGCATTAAAATTCCTTACCAGTAAAGCCTTTTTAAAGCAAATTGTATTGGCCATTGTGGCTCTTGCTGTGCTGTGTTTTATTATTTTGAAATGGTTAAATATTAGCACAAACCACGGTACTTTTGAAACGGTGCCCGATTTACGGGGGAAGTCTATTGAAGTGGCTAAAATCGAGTTGGAACAGAATAATCTGGAGATGAAAATTCAGGATTCAGCTAATTATAATCCCGATTATCCGAAATATTCGGTAATCGATCAAGACCCAAAAGTAGGGGATAAGGTAAAGGAAAACCGAAAAATATATATTACACTGAACCCTTCGGGATACCGAAAAATTAGAATTCCGGACGGGCTGATTGATAAAACGTTTAGACAGGTAAAACCAACCTTGGAAGCATTGGGTTTTAAAGTGGGAAACATCACTTACGAAGATAATATTGCCAAAGATATGGTGCTGAAACTATCGCACAAAGGCGACCTGATTCACGCAGGTGATAAATTGCCAAAAACCTCAGTAATTGATTTAGTGTTGGGTAACGGAAACAGACCACAATGA
- a CDS encoding D-alanine--D-alanine ligase: MKHIAIIMGGYSSEYQISLNSGNVVYETLDATKYKAYRIHIFKDKWVYVDDENTEFPIDKNDFSVEVGGKKITFDCVFNAIHGSPGEDGFMQAYFKLLNMPHTSCSMYQAALTFNKRDLLSTLKPYGIKTAESFYLNLGDTVNEDAIIAKVGLPCFVKANKAGSSFGVSKVHKKEDLQNAIEIAFKEDDEIIIESFLEGTEVSVGVISYKGETKVLPITEIVSENDFFDYEAKYLGKSQEITPARLSAEQEAKVTAEAKKVYEVLKMTGFSRSEFIFKNGEPHLLEMNTIPGLTKASILPQQAAAAGISLVDLFGNAIEEALKSLP, translated from the coding sequence ATGAAGCACATTGCCATTATAATGGGCGGTTATTCCAGTGAATACCAAATATCGTTAAACAGCGGAAACGTGGTTTACGAAACCCTCGATGCCACAAAATACAAAGCCTACCGCATCCATATTTTTAAGGACAAATGGGTGTATGTTGACGATGAAAACACCGAATTCCCTATTGATAAGAATGATTTTTCAGTTGAAGTCGGAGGAAAAAAAATCACTTTCGATTGTGTGTTTAACGCCATACACGGCTCGCCGGGCGAAGACGGCTTTATGCAAGCCTATTTTAAACTTTTAAACATGCCGCACACCAGTTGCAGCATGTACCAAGCGGCGCTCACTTTTAACAAACGGGACTTGTTGAGCACCTTAAAACCCTATGGCATAAAAACGGCCGAATCGTTTTATTTAAATTTGGGCGACACCGTTAACGAAGATGCTATTATTGCCAAAGTGGGACTGCCCTGTTTCGTAAAGGCCAACAAAGCCGGAAGCAGTTTTGGCGTGAGCAAAGTACACAAAAAGGAAGATTTGCAAAATGCCATTGAGATCGCTTTTAAAGAAGACGACGAAATTATCATCGAATCGTTTTTAGAAGGAACCGAAGTATCGGTGGGCGTTATCTCGTATAAAGGCGAAACCAAAGTGTTGCCCATTACCGAAATCGTTTCCGAGAATGATTTTTTCGATTACGAAGCCAAGTATTTGGGCAAATCGCAAGAAATAACCCCCGCCCGACTTTCTGCCGAACAAGAAGCCAAAGTCACCGCCGAAGCCAAAAAGGTTTATGAGGTATTAAAAATGACGGGCTTTAGCCGAAGTGAATTCATTTTTAAAAATGGCGAACCGCATTTATTGGAAATGAACACCATACCTGGACTTACCAAAGCGAGTATTTTACCACAACAGGCTGCGGCGGCTGGTATTTCATTGGTGGATTTATTCGGTAATGCTATTGAAGAGGCTTTGAAGAGCCTCCCTTAA
- the coaD gene encoding pantetheine-phosphate adenylyltransferase — protein MKRALFPGSFDPITLGHYDIIKRGITVFDEIVVAIGINADKKYMFSLEERQKFIEEAFKDEPKVTVVTYEGLTVDFCQKIGVEFILRGLRNPADFEFEKAIAHTNRNLSEIETVFLLTAAGTSYISSSIVRDVIRNNGDYTKLVPESVRVVK, from the coding sequence ATGAAACGAGCATTATTTCCAGGGTCTTTTGACCCTATCACATTAGGGCATTACGATATTATAAAACGGGGCATTACTGTTTTTGATGAAATTGTAGTGGCTATTGGCATTAATGCCGATAAAAAATACATGTTCTCGCTAGAGGAACGTCAGAAATTTATTGAAGAAGCTTTTAAGGATGAACCCAAAGTTACCGTGGTAACTTACGAAGGTTTAACGGTAGATTTTTGTCAAAAAATCGGGGTTGAATTCATTTTACGCGGACTGCGAAATCCCGCCGATTTTGAGTTTGAAAAAGCCATTGCCCACACCAACCGAAACCTTTCGGAAATTGAAACCGTGTTTTTGTTGACCGCTGCCGGTACGTCTTATATTTCGTCGTCTATCGTTCGCGATGTGATTCGGAATAACGGGGATTATACCAAGTTGGTTCCGGAGAGTGTGCGTGTTGTAAAATAA
- a CDS encoding SulP family inorganic anion transporter: MTDFVRKITPNAKDDVLAGITTSLAMIPEVVAFAFVAQIDPLVALSGAFIIGLITAIFGGRPGLISGAAGAVAVIFVHLISEGHTRGMLFEQPIENMGYFYLLAAVILMGGFQILAGVFKLGRFVRLIPHPVMMGFVNGLAIVIFMAQVHMFSHKELNITAEGVKEYINIPMQGTELYVMLGLVLLTMGIIWALPKITTKLPAALTAILITTAVVVFGGLEVSTVGSYIVEGGGTGLKGEFPTPNTELWQNLPFNLDTLQFILPYAFLAASVGLIESLMTMNLVDELTETRGNGNRECIAQGAGNVVSGLFGGTGGCGMIGQTVININAGGRGRLSGIMMAVTLLTFILFTDKYIEQVPIAALVGVMFMMVIETFAWSSFRIIRKIPLADAVVLVIVSAVTVIYDLAIAVFVGVIISALVFAWENAKKIRARKRISDDGKTKTYEIWGPLFFGSIQAFNEKFDVKNDPDNVIIDFVESRISDHSALEAIFNLVNKYEAEGKKIKLKHLSADCKVLLYKASPKFREVIVEDVDDPRYHLAENPEEFPKPLSEYKFF; this comes from the coding sequence ATGACAGATTTTGTAAGAAAGATTACGCCCAATGCTAAAGATGATGTATTAGCCGGAATCACGACTTCATTGGCTATGATTCCAGAGGTGGTGGCCTTTGCTTTTGTTGCCCAAATAGACCCTTTGGTAGCGCTTTCGGGGGCTTTTATAATCGGTTTGATTACCGCCATTTTTGGAGGGCGCCCTGGATTGATATCGGGTGCCGCTGGAGCGGTTGCTGTTATTTTTGTACACCTTATTTCCGAAGGACATACCAGAGGCATGCTGTTCGAACAGCCCATTGAAAACATGGGGTATTTTTATCTTTTGGCAGCCGTGATTTTAATGGGTGGTTTTCAGATTTTGGCCGGTGTGTTTAAACTTGGCCGGTTTGTGCGTTTAATTCCACATCCCGTAATGATGGGCTTCGTAAACGGTTTGGCCATTGTTATTTTTATGGCCCAAGTACACATGTTTTCGCATAAAGAATTGAATATTACTGCCGAAGGCGTTAAGGAATATATCAACATCCCGATGCAGGGTACTGAACTTTACGTGATGCTTGGGTTGGTATTGCTCACCATGGGTATTATCTGGGCATTGCCAAAAATCACCACTAAATTACCTGCCGCTTTAACGGCTATTTTAATTACAACGGCCGTTGTAGTTTTCGGCGGACTGGAAGTGAGTACCGTAGGCTCGTATATTGTTGAAGGTGGCGGAACGGGCTTAAAAGGAGAGTTTCCAACGCCCAATACCGAACTTTGGCAAAACCTGCCTTTTAATTTGGATACTTTACAGTTTATTTTACCCTATGCCTTTTTGGCGGCATCAGTCGGGTTGATTGAGTCGTTAATGACTATGAATTTGGTGGATGAACTTACCGAAACCCGTGGCAACGGAAACCGCGAATGTATTGCCCAAGGTGCTGGTAATGTGGTGAGCGGATTGTTTGGAGGTACCGGCGGCTGCGGAATGATCGGGCAAACGGTAATCAATATCAATGCTGGTGGCCGTGGGAGGTTATCTGGAATTATGATGGCCGTAACCTTATTGACCTTTATTTTATTTACCGATAAATATATCGAACAGGTGCCTATTGCAGCATTGGTGGGAGTGATGTTTATGATGGTGATTGAAACTTTCGCATGGTCCAGCTTTCGTATTATTAGAAAAATTCCATTGGCTGATGCTGTGGTGTTGGTTATCGTATCTGCCGTTACGGTAATTTACGATTTGGCCATAGCCGTGTTCGTAGGGGTTATTATTTCGGCCTTGGTGTTCGCTTGGGAAAATGCCAAGAAAATTAGGGCGAGAAAGCGTATTTCCGATGATGGAAAAACCAAAACATACGAAATTTGGGGACCATTGTTTTTTGGTTCGATTCAGGCCTTCAACGAAAAATTTGATGTAAAGAATGATCCTGATAATGTGATTATCGATTTTGTGGAATCGCGAATTAGTGACCATTCCGCACTCGAAGCCATTTTTAATTTGGTGAACAAATATGAAGCCGAAGGCAAAAAAATAAAATTAAAACATTTAAGTGCAGACTGTAAAGTGTTGCTTTATAAAGCCAGCCCGAAATTTAGGGAAGTGATTGTTGAAGATGTTGACGACCCACGTTACCATTTGGCTGAAAATCCAGAGGAATTTCCGAAACCACTATCGGAGTATAAGTTTTTTTAA